In the Scomber japonicus isolate fScoJap1 chromosome 18, fScoJap1.pri, whole genome shotgun sequence genome, one interval contains:
- the dxo gene encoding decapping and exoribonuclease protein, which translates to MDHHRSHNPTSSYHSQSSYKRQRDDTERNHNGNKHFRPNNYHHQSGPPLRQNPVSPQALSTRRELYEKDFPLYKQPVEVGCFSLDSKRRFFNDSRQLRYYVEPDRNPNFDLRDGYKDRFIKRDDSVKEKLDHILRWIVANKSKLMTKTMTSSCALDLNFVTWRGHLTKLLTTPYETREGWLLAVTRFKGTLYISEVETETARRERDNRTERHEEMMYWGYKFEQYTCTDNVQSLPDPGGVVNTNEAFCTVVQTRLADHKLLFSGEVDCRDKDPNAPAPPACYVELKTSAEICTPKQRSNLHRFKLLKWWAQSFLPGVPRVVAGFRDHDGVVIDVETFHISKISHLIKNEYNCWKPTVCMNFCSDFLSFVKQVVTEDNPGVVYLFSWEPRRDVTYSVHRDSQYSFLPHWYVEEITSSQDSQHQS; encoded by the exons ATGGACCACCACAGATCCCACAATCCCACCTCCAGCTACCACAGCCAGTCATCGtacaagagacagagagatgacaCTGAAAGAAATCACAATGGAAATAAACACTTCAGACCAAACAACTACCACCATCAGTCTGGACCACCCTTGAGGCAAAACCCAGTCAGCCCTCAGGCTTTGAGCACAAGAAGGGAGCTGTATGAAAAAGACTTTCCTTTGTACAAACAGCCTGTGGAAGTGGGATGCTTTTCCCTCGACTCTAAGCGAAGATTCTTCAATGATAGCAGGCAGTTGAGATACTATGTGGAACCTGACAGAAATCCTAATTTTGACCTGCGTGATGGATACAAGGACCGCTTTATAAAGAGAGACGACAGTGTGAAGGAGAAGCTGGACCACATCCTGCGGTGGATCGTGGCCAACAAATCAAAGCTCATGACAAAGACGATGACCTCATCATG TGCTTTAGATCTCAACTTTGTGACATGGCGTGGTCATCTGACCAAGCTACTGACCACTCCTTACGAGACCCGGGAGGGCTGGTTGCTGGCGGTCACAAGGTTCAAGGGCACGCTTTACATCAGCGAAGTGGAAACAGAAACCGCTCGCAGGGAACGAGACAACCGCACTGAGAGGCATGAAGAGATGATGTACTGGGGATACAAGTTTGAGCAGTACACATGCACAG ATAACGTCCAGAGTTTACCTGACCCGGGTGGAGTGGTTAACACTAATGAGGCCTTCTGCACTGTGGTGCAAACTCGGCTGGCGGATCACAAGCTTCTGTTCTCTGGTGAGGTGGATTGCAGGGATAAAGATCCTAACGCTCCGGCTCCTCCTGCCTGCTACGTGGAGCTGAAGACCTCTGCAGAGATCTGCACCCCTAAACAACGCAGCAACCTCCACAG GTTCAAACTGCTAAAGTGGTGGGCACAGTCGTTCCTCCCTGGTGTCCCTCGTGTTGTAGCAGGTTTCCGGGATCATGACGGAGTGGTCATTGATGTAGAGACTTTTCACATCTCTAAGATTTCACATCTCATCAAG AATGAATACAACTGCTGGAAACCAACAGTCTGTATGAACTTCTGCAGTGATTTCTTGTCTTTTGTGAAACAAGTGGTTACTGAGGACAATCCTGG TGTTGTGTATCTGTTCTCCTGGGAGCCCCGCAGAGATGTGACCTACTCAGTTCACAGAGACTCCCAGTATTCTTTCCTGCCACACTGGTATGTGGAGGAGATAACCAGTAGTCAAGACTCACAACATCAGTCCTGA
- the LOC128378493 gene encoding peroxisomal membrane protein PMP34, whose product MSDNGGSTVGLLSYETLVHAVAGAMGSVTAMTVFFPLDTAKSRLQVDENRKSKSTPIILAEIAQEEGLQSLYRGWFPVISSLCCSNFVYFYTFNTLKKLTASSPNKSRLGRDLLMGIISGAVNVILTTPMWVVNTRLKMQGVKFRNEDLHQTQYSGIFDAFSQIIANEGVGSLWSSTLPSLILVLNPAVQFMFYEAMKRRAGKGGKRISSAEIFLIGAIAKAIATTATYPLQTVQAILRFGQHKGDGKGGVMGSLSNIFSLLMDRIRRHGVLGLYKGLEAKLLQTVLTAALMFVVYEKITAVTFKVMGLNKKLKQ is encoded by the exons ATGTCCGACAACGGTGGCTCGACTGTCGGCCTTCTGTCTTACGAGACGCTGGTTCATGCTGTGGCTGGTGCAATG GGGAGTGTGACTGCAATGACAGTCTTCTTTCCTTTGGACACAGCCAAAAGCAGACTGCAGG TGGATGAAAATCGAAAGTCAAAATCCACCCCCATCATCCTGGCTGAGATAGCACAGGAAGAGGGTCT GCAGTCTTTGTACAGAGGCTGGTTTCCAGTCATCTCCAGCCTCTGCTGCTCCAACTTTGTCTACTTCTACACCTTCAACACTCTGAAGAAGTTGACGGCATCTAGTCCAAACAAGTCCAGGCTTGGCAGAGACCTGCTCATGGGAATCATATCAG GGGCAGTGAACGTGATCCTGACCACTCCCATGTGGGTGGTCAACACTCGACTGAAGATGCAGGGGGTAAAGTTCAGAAACGAAGACCTCCATCAGACCCAGTACAGTGGCATTTTTG ATGCGTTCTCGCAGATCATAGCCAACGAGGGGGTGGGAAGTCTGTGGAGCAGCACCCTGCCCTCCCTCATCCTCGTCCTCAACCCGGCGGTCCAGTTCATGTTCTATGAGGCCATGAAGAGGAGGGCCggtaaaggagggaagagg ATATCCTCAGCAGAGATCTTCCTCATTGGAGCCATTGCCAAGGCCATTGCTACCACAGCAACTTATCCACTGCAGACTGTTCAGGCAATCTTAAGG TTTGGACAGCACAAAGGTGACGGCAAGGGCGGTGTGATGGGAAGCCTCTCAAACATTTTCTCCCTGCTCATGGACAGAATCAG GAGGCATGGTGTTCTTGGTTTGTACAAAGGCCTGGAGGCTAAACTGCTACAGACGGTGCTGACAGCTGCCCTCATGTTCGTTGTGTATGAGAAGATCACTGCTGTCACCTTCAAAGTCATGGGCCTGAACAAGAAACTAAAGCAGTGA
- the anks4b gene encoding ankyrin repeat and SAM domain-containing protein 4B: MSRYHKAAIDGYLDLLKEATRMDLNNPDEDGMTPTLLAAFHGHVDALQLICSRGGDPNKSDIWGNTPLHHAAANGHMRIISFLVSFDANLFALDNEFHTAMDVAASRDHMECVRFLDSAASQQTIKNPKKVANLKKIATKEAEKRVKHCEKVKKRHQSKMDKMYRSNTGSVSEASMGSATSSGGTMTGVNEQFSKLIAADKSGSLTSRVKGTLQRKLGKTKGTLTRSTGDGNVIFGKQENGTSEKPEFLGVFNEQDENMENDDGTAGFEDYDDDEEQDQVKHSIFNRPGLGGLIFMHKMGLESEDMPSGTNESLGYIVKNDLFEGDEDAAGFEEAGDDDVPWEQEDLGLDDDEDEETSPLDAFLSSISLPQFALMFSREHLDLEALMLCSDEDLKGIRIQLGPRKKILEAAARRKNALEDPGIMKDSFL; the protein is encoded by the exons ATGTCGAGGTACCACAAAGCAGCGATTGATGGTTACTTGGACCTCTTGAAGGAGGCCACAAGGATGGACCTGAACAATCCGGACGAGGATGGCATGACTCCCACCTTATTGGCTGCCTTTCACGGACATGTCGATGCTCTTCAGCTCATATGCAGCAGAGG AGGAGATCCAAACAAGAGTGACATCTGGGGGAACACACCGTTGCACCATGCTGCAGCCAATGGCCACATGCGCATCATCAGCTTTCTGGTCAGCTTCGACGCCAACCTTTTCGCATTGGACAACGAGTTCCACACCGCTATGGACGTTGCTGCGTCACGTGACCACATGGAATGTGTGCGCTTTCTGGATTCTGCTGCCTCACAGCAGACCATCAAAAACCCCAAAAAGGTCGCCAACCTGAAGAAGATTGCCACCAAAGAGGCAGAAAAACGTGTGAAACACTGTGAGAAGGTCAAGAAGAGACACCAGAGCAAGATGGATAAAATGTACCGTAGCAACACTGGATCCGTGTCAGAAGCGAGCATGGGATCTGCGACCTCGAGTGGTGGCACCATGACAGGCGTCAATGAGCAGTTCTCCAAACTTATTGCGGCTGACAAATCTGGCTCCCTTACATCCAGGGTTAAAGGCACACTCCAGAGGAAACTTGGGAAGACTAAAGGCACACTGACGCGATCAACAGGAGATGGAAATGTTATTTTCGGTAAGCAGGAGAATGGAACATCTGAGAAACCAGAGTTTTTGGGTGTCTTCAATGAGCAGGATGAGAACATGGAAAACGACGATGGAACGGCAGGCTTCGaagattatgatgatgatgaagaacaaGACCAAGTCAAACACTCCATCTTCAACCGGCCTGGTCTTGGAGGTCTGATTTTCATGCACAAGATGGGGCTGGAGTCAGAGGATATGCCCAGTGGTACCAATGAAAGTCTTGGCTACATTGTTAAGAATGATTTGTTCGAGGGAGATGAAGATGCAGCTGGCTTTGAGGAAGCTGGTGACGATGACGTCCCCTGGGAGCAAGAAGATCTGGGTCTtgacgatgatgaagatgaggagacCTCACCTTTGGATGCATTCTTGTCTTCCATCTCCTTGCCACAATTTGCTCTTATGTTTAGCAGAGAGCACCTGGACCTGGAGGCACTCATGCTTTGCTCTGATGAAGATCTGAAAGGCATTCGCATCCAGCTGGGACCCAGGAAGAAGATCCTGGAGGCCGCTGCCCGCAGAAAGAATGCACTGGAGGATCCTGGCATCATGAAGGACAGCTTTCTGTGA
- the si:ch211-256e16.3 gene encoding kelch-like protein 20 has translation MPPPASQACLEKLEMAEIIGVNAGLPLPSTLSATFPVPQDAGTVASVVAAPAAPAPLSSEDYLFVEPRHPNTVLQGLNSLRLNNAFCDVTLCCGGQEFPCHRIVLASFSSYFQAMFSIDLIESKQERVAINGVEPQMVGMLVSYAYTSEVYISKANVQALLAAANLLDVMAVREACCRFMERQMDEMNCVGIHCFAEAHSCKVLEKRSMDYILEHFSSVSQQEEFLSLCVDKLTEILASDHLNVPKEELVFEAAISWLSKCLSRKQSFEKVLEHIRLPLISPYYLHDVIESQDVVKENQGCQRLISEAKDYLLLKDRRGELYCPRARPRRSTGTAEVIVTVGGEDDKVVLRSVESFDPVTNKWKNLACLPFAVSKHGLVVSDSTLYLAGGEFPDGSASREMWRYDPCLDSWMEMAPMNVARSELGLVMLDGFVFAVGGWEGRSRLDSVECYNPHTNSWQFTESVKMAVTSPAVVALDGLLYVTGGAVLEDGDGTDLAQVYNPKTSAWTEVSPMQIARSGSAACTLKGKLYVIGGWHASTENTDKVECYNPKTNQWTMCAPMKERRYRPGVAVVDGKIYVLGGEEGWDRYHDTIERYCDETDTWEIVGEMPTSRSWLSCVSLQLRKDMSSCPGTPNDN, from the exons ATGCCTCCACCAGCCTCGCAGGCTTGCCTAGAAAAGTTAGAAATGGCTGAAATTATTGGAGTCAACGCTGGTTTACCGTTGCCGTCCACCCTGAGTGCCACCTTCCCGGTTCCTCAAGACGCAGGCACCGTTGCTTCTGTTGTtgctgctccagctgctccaGCTCCTCTGAGCAGCGAGGACTACCTGTTTGTGGAGCCCAGACATCCCAACACTGTCCTGCAGGGCCTCAATAGCCTGCGGCTCAACAACGCCTTCTGTGATGTGACTCTGTGCTGTGGAGGACAGGAGTTCCCCTGCCATCGTATTGTGCTCGCCTCCTTTAGCTCTTACTTTCAG GCAATGTTTTCCATTGACCTGATAGAGTCCAAGCAGGAAAGGGTTGCCATCAATGGAGTTGAACCTCAGATGGTTGGCATGCTGGTGAGCTACGCCTACACATCAGAGGTCTACATCTCAAAAGCAAATGTGCAG GCGCTGCTGGCAGCAGCCAACTTGCTCGATGTCATGGCTGTCCGAGAGGCCTGTTGTCGATTCATGGAGCGTCAGATGGATGAAATGAACTGTGTGGGGATTCACTGCTTTGCCGAAGCCCATTCTTGTAAAGTGCTGGAGAAACGCAGCATGGACTACATTCTTGAGCACTTCAGCAGTGTTTCTCAGCAG GAGGAGTTTCTGTCCCTGTGTGTGGACAAACTGACAGAAATCCTTGCCAGCGACCATCTCAACGTGCCCAAAGAGGAGTTGGTGTTTGAAGCTGCCATATCGTGGCTGAGTAAATGCCTTTCTCGCAAACAGAGCTTTGAAAAG GTCCTCGAGCATATCCGCCTGCCTCTCATCAGCCCGTACTACCTCCACGATGTGATTGAGTCTCAGGATGTGGTGAAGGAAAACCAGGGCTGCCAGAGGCTCATCTCTGAGGCCAAGGACTACCTGCTGCTAAAAGACCGCCGTGGAGAGCTCTACTGCCCTAGGGCACGGCCACGGAGGTCCACAG ggACGGCTGAAGTGATAGTGACAGTTGGCGGGGAGGATGACAAGGTGGTGCTGCGCAGTGTTGAGAGCTTCGATCCCGTAACCAACAAGTGGAAGAATTTGGCGTGCCTGCCCTTTGCTGTGAGCAAGCACGGGCTGGTAGTATCAG ACTCCACTCTGTATTTGGCAGGAGGGGAGTTTCCTGACGGCTCAGCCAGCAGGGAGATGTGGCGCTATGACCCCTGCTTGGACTCGTGGATGGAGATGGCTCCTATGAATGTGGCTCGCTCTGAGTTGG GCCTGGTGATGCTGGACGGTTTTGTGTTTGCTGTGGGAGGTTGGGAAGGACGCTCTCGGCTGGACTCCGTGGAGTGCTACAACCCCCACACCAACTCCTGGCAGTTCACCGAGTCTGTCAAGATGGCTGTCACCAGTCCTGCAGTGGTGGCCCTGGACGGACTGCTTTATGTTACTG GTGGTGCAGTTCTAGAGGATGGTGATGGCACAGACCTTGCACAAGTGTACAACCCCAAAACCTCTGCATGGACAGAGGTTTCCCCGATGCAGATCGCCCGCTCTGGTTCAGCAGCATGTACACTCAAAGGAAAGCTCTATGTAATAG GTGGGTGGCATGCCTCgacagaaaacacagataaGGTGGAGTGTTACAATCCAAAAACCAACCAATGGACCATGTGCGCCCCTATGAAAGAACGACGCTACCGGCCTGGTGTTGCTGTGGTGGATGGAAAAATCTATGTTCTGGGAGGAGAAGAGGGCTGGGACAG GTATCATGACACTATTGAGAGGTACTGCGATGAGACTGACACATGGGAGATTGTCGGGGAGATGCCCACCAGTCGCAGCTGGCTCAGCTGTGTGTCTCTCCAGCTGAGGAAAGACATGAGCAGCTGCCCTGGTACACCAAATGACAACTGA